Proteins from a single region of Erythrobacter sp.:
- a CDS encoding TonB-dependent receptor: MSQRITAIRAAWAGSTILAAAFAFAAPAAAQDAEATASEEGQLATIIVTANRREENLQDVAVSAEILDQQRIDTIFSASGDVTALAGSVPGLNVESSNGRVAPRFYIRGLGNTDFDLAASQPVSVLLDDVVMENVTLKSFPIFDVERVEVLRGPQGTLFGRNTPAGIVKVDSIKPGQEMDVRAGLSFASLDTITLSGAVGGPLIEDKLAFRVATQLQRRGDWIDNGFTNQKNVLGSFTDFAIRGQLLFTPTERASILASVNFRDLDGASTFFRANVLGPNNNNLNANYDRGTVFYDGGGGNRVNYKQFGATLTAAYEFDGATLTSITSRWTTDGSGRGDIDGGFGAVFLPRMGPGFIPFPSDTQDSIDLKQTTQEVRLASNGDGALSWQIGGFYFDSDFDVTTVGFTFPPPATVNHTNEAWAAFGQLSYQLTDMLKVTGGLRYTDDQKDFFVRTGAPQARSVGDSRLSWDLAVFADLSDDASVYAKVANAFRAPTIQGRDVAFFGAPSIAQSEKITSWEAGFKTELADRKVRLNGAVFYYTVEDPQFTAVGGAGNLVQLINANKGEAYGFELDSAFQITPNFLVTLGMAYNNTEIQDPNLAVGICAQCNVTDPTRVIGGSTRALIDGNPFPNAPEWSGDFTARYGIPMGDSGEFFIFTDWTYLGETNFLLYTSREFNAGSRIEGGLRVGYSGGNGEWELAAFARNITNEDNVLGVIDFNNNTAFVNEPRVIGVSFNVNY, from the coding sequence ATGTCTCAGCGTATCACTGCCATCCGCGCCGCATGGGCCGGTTCGACCATTCTGGCGGCGGCCTTTGCCTTTGCCGCACCTGCCGCGGCGCAGGATGCCGAAGCCACCGCCAGCGAAGAGGGCCAGCTGGCCACCATCATCGTCACCGCCAACCGCCGCGAGGAAAACCTCCAGGACGTCGCGGTGTCGGCCGAGATTCTCGATCAGCAGCGCATCGACACGATCTTCAGCGCCTCGGGCGATGTGACGGCGCTCGCCGGTTCGGTTCCGGGCCTCAACGTCGAAAGCTCGAACGGCCGTGTCGCCCCGCGCTTCTATATCCGCGGCCTCGGCAACACCGATTTCGATCTCGCCGCCTCGCAGCCGGTCTCGGTGCTGCTTGACGATGTCGTGATGGAGAACGTCACCCTCAAGAGCTTCCCGATCTTCGATGTCGAGCGCGTCGAAGTGCTGCGCGGCCCGCAGGGCACGCTGTTCGGCCGCAACACCCCGGCCGGGATCGTCAAGGTCGACAGCATCAAGCCGGGTCAGGAAATGGACGTGCGCGCCGGCCTGTCCTTTGCCAGCCTCGACACGATCACCCTGAGCGGCGCGGTCGGCGGACCGCTGATCGAAGACAAGCTTGCCTTCCGTGTCGCGACCCAGTTGCAGCGCCGCGGCGACTGGATCGACAACGGCTTCACCAACCAGAAGAACGTGCTGGGCAGCTTCACCGATTTCGCCATCCGTGGCCAGCTGCTGTTCACCCCGACCGAGCGGGCGAGCATCCTTGCCTCGGTCAACTTCCGTGATCTCGACGGCGCTTCGACCTTCTTCCGCGCCAACGTGCTCGGGCCGAACAACAACAACCTCAACGCCAATTATGATCGTGGCACCGTGTTCTACGATGGCGGCGGCGGCAACCGGGTGAACTACAAGCAGTTCGGCGCGACGCTGACTGCGGCCTATGAATTCGACGGCGCGACGCTCACCTCGATCACCAGCCGCTGGACCACTGATGGTTCGGGCCGCGGCGATATCGACGGCGGCTTCGGCGCCGTGTTCCTGCCGCGCATGGGCCCGGGCTTCATTCCCTTCCCGTCCGATACGCAGGATTCGATCGATCTCAAGCAGACCACGCAGGAGGTGCGCCTCGCCTCGAACGGCGATGGTGCGCTCAGCTGGCAGATCGGCGGCTTCTATTTCGACAGCGATTTCGACGTCACCACCGTCGGCTTCACCTTCCCGCCGCCGGCCACCGTCAACCACACCAACGAAGCCTGGGCGGCGTTCGGCCAGCTGTCCTACCAGCTCACCGACATGCTCAAGGTCACCGGCGGTCTGCGCTACACCGACGACCAGAAGGACTTCTTCGTGCGCACCGGCGCGCCGCAAGCGCGCAGCGTGGGTGACAGCCGCCTGAGCTGGGACCTCGCGGTGTTTGCCGATCTGTCGGATGATGCCAGCGTCTATGCTAAGGTCGCCAACGCCTTTCGCGCGCCGACCATCCAGGGCCGTGACGTCGCCTTCTTCGGTGCGCCCTCGATCGCGCAGTCGGAAAAGATCACCTCGTGGGAAGCCGGCTTCAAGACCGAGCTGGCCGATCGCAAGGTGCGTCTCAACGGTGCGGTGTTCTACTACACTGTCGAAGATCCGCAGTTCACCGCTGTCGGCGGTGCGGGCAACCTCGTCCAGCTGATCAACGCCAACAAGGGCGAGGCCTATGGCTTCGAACTCGACAGCGCCTTCCAGATCACGCCGAACTTCCTTGTGACGCTGGGCATGGCCTACAACAACACCGAGATCCAGGATCCCAACCTTGCGGTGGGCATCTGTGCGCAGTGCAACGTGACCGATCCGACCCGCGTGATCGGCGGCAGCACCCGCGCGCTGATCGACGGCAATCCCTTCCCCAACGCGCCCGAGTGGAGCGGCGATTTCACTGCGCGCTACGGCATTCCGATGGGTGACAGCGGCGAGTTCTTCATCTTCACCGACTGGACCTACCTCGGCGAGACGAACTTCCTGCTTTACACCAGCCGCGAATTCAACGCCGGGAGCCGCATCGAAGGCGGCCTGCGCGTCGGCTATTCGGGCGGCAATGGCGAGTGGGAACTGGCGGCCTTCGCCCGCAACATCACCAATGAAGACAACGTGCTGGGCGTGATTGATTTCAACAACAACACCGCCTTCGTCAACGAACCGCGCGTCATCGGCGTGTCGTTCAACGTCAACTACTGA